In Erigeron canadensis isolate Cc75 chromosome 1, C_canadensis_v1, whole genome shotgun sequence, a single window of DNA contains:
- the LOC122608529 gene encoding uncharacterized protein LOC122608529 isoform X1, producing MWTVCRLGYYKIDFVCGGVYCHQQNDGVIMHGKSSTSWSVQNGSHKNPVCKILRLLYLPRLNRHVASPGDSPKIDGIHLHNLRMCWSTPPTSHVDMWKWQCFYTNRLLKHTHT from the exons ATGTGGACAGTTTGTAGGTTGGGCTATTACAAAATAGATTTCGTATGCGGTGGGGTGTACTGTCACCAACAAAATGATGGTGTGATTATGCATGGAAAGAGCTCTACATCATG GTCAGTGCAAAATGGCAGCCACAAGAATCCCGTGTGTAAAATCTTGAGGCTCCTGTATCTTCCCCGACTGAATAG GCATGTTGCATCTCCTGGTGATAGCCCAAAAATAGATGGGATTCATTTACATAATCTAAGGATGTGCTGGTCCACACCACCGACCTCTCATGTGGACATGTG GAAATGGCAGTGTTTTTATACCAACCGACTGTTgaaacatacacatacataa
- the LOC122608529 gene encoding uncharacterized protein LOC122608529 isoform X2, translated as MFEDYYIQMQVINRSHTLLIKSVQNGSHKNPVCKILRLLYLPRLNRHVASPGDSPKIDGIHLHNLRMCWSTPPTSHVDMWKWQCFYTNRLLKHTHT; from the exons ATG TTCGAAGATTACTACATTCAAATGCAAGTAATCAATAGAAGCCACACTCTTCTTATCAA GTCAGTGCAAAATGGCAGCCACAAGAATCCCGTGTGTAAAATCTTGAGGCTCCTGTATCTTCCCCGACTGAATAG GCATGTTGCATCTCCTGGTGATAGCCCAAAAATAGATGGGATTCATTTACATAATCTAAGGATGTGCTGGTCCACACCACCGACCTCTCATGTGGACATGTG GAAATGGCAGTGTTTTTATACCAACCGACTGTTgaaacatacacatacataa